Proteins found in one Macaca nemestrina isolate mMacNem1 chromosome 4, mMacNem.hap1, whole genome shotgun sequence genomic segment:
- the LOC105472660 gene encoding claudin-14 isoform X2, with product MASTAVQLLGFLLSFLGMVGTLITTILPHWRRTAHVGTNILTAVSYLKGLWMECVWHSTGIYQCQIYRSLLALPQDLQAARALMVISCLLSGIACACAVIGMKCTRCAKGTPAKTTFAILGGSLFILAGLLCMVAVSWTTNDVVQNFYNPLLPSGMKFEIGQALYLGFISSSLSLIGGTLLCLSCQDEAPYRPYQAPPRATMATATTAPAYQPPAAYKDNRAPSVTSATHSGYRLNDYV from the coding sequence ATGGCCAGCACGGCCGTGCAGCTCCTGGGCTTCCTGCTCAGCTTCTTGGGCATGGTGGGCACGTTGATCACCACCATCCTGCCTCACTGGCGAAGGACGGCGCATGTGGGCACCAATATCCTCACGGCCGTGTCCTACCTGAAGGGGCTCTGGATGGAGTGCGTGTGGCACAGCACAGGCATCTACCAGTGCCAGATCTACCGGTCCCTGCTGGCGCTGCCCCAAGACCTCCAGGCTGCCCGTGCCCTCATGGTCATCTCCTGCCTGCTCTCGGGCATAGCCTGCGCCTGCGCGGTCATCGGGATGAAGTGCACGCGCTGCGCCAAGGGCACACCTGCCAAGACCACCTTCGCCATCCTTGGCGGCTCCCTCTTCATCCTGGCCGGCCTCCTGTGCATGGTGGCTGTCTCCTGGACCACCAATGACGTGGTGCAGAATTTCTACAACCCGCTGCTGCCCAGCGGCATGAAGTTCGAGATTGGCCAGGCCCTGTACCTGGGCTTCATCTCCTCGTCCCTCTCGCTCATTGGTGGCACCCTGCTTTGCCTGTCCTGCCAGGACGAGGCACCCTACAGGCCCTACCAGGCCCCACCCAGGGCCACCATGGCCACCGCCACCACCGCACCTGCCTACCAGCCACCAGCTGCCTACAAAGACAACCGGGCCCCCTCAGTGACCTCGGCCACGCACAGCGGGTACAGGCTGAACGACTACGTGTGA
- the LOC105472660 gene encoding claudin-14 isoform X1 gives MASTAVQLLGFLLSFLGMVGTLITTILPHWRRTAHVGTNILTAVSYLKGLWMECVWHSTGIYQCQIYRSLLALPQDLQAARALMVISCLLSGIACACAVIGMKCTRCAKGTPAKTTFAILGGSLFILAGLLCMVAVSWTTNDVVQNFYNPLLPSGMKFEIGQALYLGFISSSLSLIGGTLLCLSCQDEAPYRPYQAPPRATMATATTAPAYQPPAAYKDNRAPSVTSATHSGYRLNDYVLLFCLLRCW, from the exons ATGGCCAGCACGGCCGTGCAGCTCCTGGGCTTCCTGCTCAGCTTCTTGGGCATGGTGGGCACGTTGATCACCACCATCCTGCCTCACTGGCGAAGGACGGCGCATGTGGGCACCAATATCCTCACGGCCGTGTCCTACCTGAAGGGGCTCTGGATGGAGTGCGTGTGGCACAGCACAGGCATCTACCAGTGCCAGATCTACCGGTCCCTGCTGGCGCTGCCCCAAGACCTCCAGGCTGCCCGTGCCCTCATGGTCATCTCCTGCCTGCTCTCGGGCATAGCCTGCGCCTGCGCGGTCATCGGGATGAAGTGCACGCGCTGCGCCAAGGGCACACCTGCCAAGACCACCTTCGCCATCCTTGGCGGCTCCCTCTTCATCCTGGCCGGCCTCCTGTGCATGGTGGCTGTCTCCTGGACCACCAATGACGTGGTGCAGAATTTCTACAACCCGCTGCTGCCCAGCGGCATGAAGTTCGAGATTGGCCAGGCCCTGTACCTGGGCTTCATCTCCTCGTCCCTCTCGCTCATTGGTGGCACCCTGCTTTGCCTGTCCTGCCAGGACGAGGCACCCTACAGGCCCTACCAGGCCCCACCCAGGGCCACCATGGCCACCGCCACCACCGCACCTGCCTACCAGCCACCAGCTGCCTACAAAGACAACCGGGCCCCCTCAGTGACCTCGGCCACGCACAGCGGGTACAGGCTGAACGACTACGT ACTGTTATTCTGTCTCCTAAGATGCTGGTAA